ATAGCACTTTGTATGTAGTACTTGTGAATGTCAAACATTGTTCAACATTTGTCTATTAGAGATGCATTAAATATTGAATACACATTAGACCTGAGCAGAAGAGgcttagatattttatataatacaaaaGCGTGTCATCagaataatagtaataaacaTACTTTATTAAATTTCTTCTAGATATTAGGCGTTAACACCATTTTTTAGAGGGATCTCTCTAGTGAATTGAAGTCTTGACCACCAATATCTGTAatagatgaattttaaaacagcatatagtaaatttgtcttttaaaaatgtggcttctttttccttttggtggGTAGTTACATGAATTTTAATACATGTATCATTTTCTGTCAGGATACAGAAGTTTCATCATCCCCCAAAAACTCCCTCATGCTATTCCATCGTAGTTATACTTTTGATAGATGTAATTTTGAGCTTTAAGTATTGTGAGATGTGATctctgttttaaatgtttattttcagtttcacttGTGTGAAAAATGAACTTTTGCCCAGTCATCCTCTTGAATTATCAGAGAAAAATGTAAGTATCTTAACAGTATTTTTTGCCCTTTAGTAGAAAAATACTATTGATAAGACATTTGTGGTTTCATTTATTAAGATaattctggccctgactggtgtggctcaatgggtccGGTGTTGTTCTGCAAACCTAAAGACTAAAGGGTTGCGGATTCGATTCCTGGTGcaggcccatgcctgggttgtgggccaggtccccagctggggtgtgcgagaggccgctgatcagtgttcctctcatgcatggatgtttctctccctctccttcccttcccctctctctaaaaaataaatgcataatctttaaaaaaataattaaaaagatagTTTTGGTGTAGAGCATTTAACCATAAAGAATATAAGGCCTTATTTTCAATATCCTTGTAGAGTAGGTTTTGAATTATTATATTGGTTCACTAAAGTTCCCTTTCTATACATTCTCCTTGTCTTTTTAGGGGATATTTCTAAAGGTCAGTCCACCTCTCCATTCCtctcataatattttttcattttatgatccctttttcttttatatttttctcctgccatttttttgttgAAATCTCTTAATCCCTATCTCTAGCCTTGACCTCCTTGTCAAGTCTTGCTTCTCCAAGCTACAGAGGGACACATCCACTTCTAGGCACAGTGGGCACACAGATGAGTACGACATAATCTCCAACCTTAATTGGCTGAAAATTTAACGGGAGGACAAGCAGTGGGTAGGGGCTTCATAATATGCTTGGAGGGCCCAAGATAGTCCAATTACCTGTGCTTCAGGACTACAGAAGGCTTTATAGAAGAGGGGGCATTTGAATAGTTTTAGACCAATGTTCTCCAGGTAAATAGATGGGGAAGGGTCATTACTAAACAGTGTATAGCCTGTAGAGATATTCTGTAGACAATATAGGTTTTTAAATACACTTTCAGAGCAAGAAGAAAGATTTATTACTTGGGGAAGATAGCGTACTGTTACCTAGAGAGTTAAcctattccatttttttcttccttctttagcAAGGGGAAAGACctttgtataagaaaaaaaaaaaataatgggatGGTGAAATTGAAGTTCAGatgagatgagaaaattaagggcCTAGTTATTTAAGTGCATTCTGGTTTCATGCTCAGAAGTTGACTTAGGGAggttaaatgtttttcaaatataagcTTAACCATAGAAGGCATATAAATTAGGTTTATGGAAGAAAAACTGATAAGGATACCTCATTTTAATGAGTAAGTGAACTACATCACAAATACAAAATAGATCAAAGGATTAGGCCAGAAATCAAAAAAACACTTAGGACAATGTGAATCTTGGACCTTGTTAATAATAAGGTGGCGTTCACTTCAAGGGTGATTATACCCTTGATTTTCCTAAGTATTAATTTGGTCATTTGATACGGAATATTGGTTTAGTTCTGAGCAATACATGTTAAGAGAAACTTTGACAAATCTGAGTAAGACTGGCCGAAATGGTGAAGAGTCTAAAAATTTCATAGATCTTTTGACACTTAGCTTACATCTACTGCTTTTATGTTGTCTTAATCCCTTACCCAGCCCATGGCAATTCTGTGGCACTTACAATCCTGTGGCACTTGTTATCTATTAATAAGTCCTATAGCATGGGCTGTGTAATTGAGCTACAGTATTTGAAGGTTTAAATTGTTAATGCTATACTGCTTAATAGCTAAGTAAACTTGGGCAAGTGGTTTAATCTGTCTATAAATCTTGGTGTCCTCATCAGTAAAGTGGAGTTAGGAATAGCCCATTCCTCAGCATGTGCAGGCTTACAGTAGCTCTCCAGGATTGGAACTGCAGTGGTGATAGTGAAGAAGATGACCGTCATCTATTCCAGTGGTTCTTAAACTGTGGATgattccccccttcctcctctctcctccccccggGGACAGTTGGTAATGTCTGATTGTCAAAAGTGGtgtctgggggaagggaaggttTTTTGGTACTGGCGTCTGTTGGGTAGAGGCCCAGCCTGCTGCTAAATGTCTTGCAATGTACAGGACATTTCATACCCACTGCAgtaaagaattatctggcccaagatgtcaatagtgccaagagtTGAGAAGCCCTGATCTGTGTGTGATGTCTTCCCAactacatataacatatatacagTCTGTCTCTAGGGTAGACTCTTCTGTTTTGTTGCCACAGGGCCTAATTCTAATTTTGCGTGTGTTGCTAATAATTAGGCATATGTTGATTGGTAATTGCAGTTTGATACCACATTACAAGGTGGATGTATTTATCAAAGTCTGTATAAATTGAATCTAcataaaattctttttagttATCATGAGGATAACTCAATATTAAAGGAAACACTTCAATTAGAACTTCAGGTCATATACTCACAATAAAATATTGCAGATTTTCCCTTAATGTGGACCAAATTTGGACCATCTGTTAGAATTTTGCTGTTAGgctaaagtaattaaaaaacatttgttaGATATTACTTTCATACTTCTTATGTATGGCTCCTAGATCATGCCCCAAATAGGTACTAATTTCTCAATAGATTTTTGATCAGTTACCCTTTGTTATTGatgacttaaaaaaatcttatgaagtataataaaaaaatcacagaagtcACTTTACCTCATGAGCTCAGATATATATGTGGCAGTCTGTTTGCTACACTATTCTTAAGAGCTGTTTTGGGAAACTATATGTTTTAGAATCCATGAGTCAAGTTGATTCATTTTGCCTGAAATACATTAAATTGTGATAAAGGTTTTTTAGAAGTAGTAAAAGTATGATTTCAGAAAAAAGTACAGATTGTTCAGTGTTTTGGGCATAAACATTATAGTTTAATTAAGGAGGAGGTAAAATGGATATGATTATTTCTGAAATCTTGAGATACATGCTTTTGTACTTAGAAATTCACTATTTTTGTTGCTGTATGTAACTGTTTTGGGTCTCATTTGTACCTTTTCTTTGCTCTACCAGTTTTGCTGTGATTATAATCAGAAGTGTTGGAATGTGACTGCTTTGTGAATGTACGTTTGCAATGTGAAAATGTCCCTTAATTTATTCCGTAAATCCAGACTTTAGGTGATGATTTTACGCTGGTGAAGTGTACCTGCATGCTGGATAAAATATACACGTATACATCCAAAAATTTGTTGAAGAAGTTTGTACaagtactttgtttttatttcagttatagaTGTTAAAATTTTTCATCTAAGTATTATGTTACATGTATATCAGTGCTAACTTGTAAATGCAGAATATTgagtaaagcatttaaaattacattactATCTTGTAGTTCCAGCTCAACcaagataaaatgaatttttccacACTGAGAAACATCCAGGGTCTGTGTGCTCCACTAAAATTGCAAATGGAATTCAAGGCAGTGCAACAGGTAAGTATGGTAGGCAGTTATACATGCGTCCCATATGTGTGTTGCTACCAATTGGAATGATTGTTCTGTTTGATAACAGCTGTACAAACCTGACCTTCTCCCCTGCAACCTATTCTACTTTCCCCCTTTTAGGATATGACCTCAATTCctattttattgggttggccaaaaagtctgtttagctttttccgtaaaataaaagacacatttttcattttcaccaataatgttattgattttgatattttgagtatgtcgactgtctcctgctattgacttctagtgggaagaggccaggggtgctgctaaacatcttccaatgagTGAGACAGTCCCAGAGTGAAGAATGTGGCCAAactcaatagtaccaagaaacttcgttaaccacttttgacacattcaatctctatacactgcacaaaattttttttttgcatttcagttgcatttttacctttctcgaaataataaagcataatatgccaaaaatgtgtatttttttccatcttcaatattaaatagCTGCATAAAATTCatgaattttgataattttttaaatgcatgctgataggacattgtcacaatacaatctaacagaatcgtttcaaatgaagttaaagactaagcactattagagccattgtgtagaaaaaaatcaaacaaactttttggccaactcaatataaagggaaaaaagaagtcaTTAAATGGAATATTTCTTCAAGTCATGGGCTCAGTGTCTGAAAACTTACATCCACTTTCACGTTTCTTCTTTTGGAGGGTTTCATTGAATTTAAGATGCCTGTGGGTCTATCCAAGTGGAACCGTGAAGTAGTCAGTTTGTAGATACTGCTCAGGAATAGGATCCTCAGAAATGTCTTTCCAAGAATGTAAGAACTGTCCCCCACCCATGTACTGGATTTGACACATCACAGTACTTCAGAGACCTCGTTTTCATGGGTCCTTTCTATAGCCAATGTCTTCAACTTCTCTCTACTCACTGGAATCATCCACTTATTTATACTGGAACCtctacaaacaaaaataactcaCCTCAAATCCCTTTATAGCAACTTCTCTCTCACTAAGTGTGCTTTTGCAAGTCTCAACTGAAAAAAAGTCGCCAACATTGCTACCTATGCTTCTTTACCTCCTATGCACTCAACCCATGGTTCCTGGCTACTGTCACGCCACAACTCCTGAGCAGTGGATATCACAGTGCCCTCATTTGCTCATGTCCCTGTGGTATGTAACACTCATGATGCCTGCCCTTCCCTTGGCTTTTAGGGCACTGCATTTTCCTGAtattcctctcctctctgaaGCCTCATTCTTAGCTGtgtaggtttctttctttctttctcttttttgttttggttctcTGAAATACCAGATATCAGTTTTGTTAGTAAATACCCATTCCTGATCTCTCCTCATCCTCTTACAGTCAGTCAATTTCTATGACTTCAGTTAGCATTGAGCTATAAACCTATAGGCTTCTCCAGCTGGGAGTCCTGCAGGCACTTCACGTTTCATCCAAGTACGGAGTAACTCATTGTCTCGCACATACTCCAGTCACGTATGAACAGAGTTTTTCCTAAGGCAGAAATTGGAACATTAGCCTTGGTATCTCCTCTAGCACCTCACCCCCACCTACCCCCTTCAGCATCCAGTCAGTTAACCTCTTTTTAGCATTGTGACTACCTGAGTTCCGCCCCGACTGTGCATCATCTGGATTGCTGCAgcacccacccctgctgcccaccaCACCATTGTACACACTCTAGCCAGAGTAATCTTTGTGAAGCAGATTGGATCATGTCATTCCCCTCACTCTGTCCCCTAAGTAAAACCCACGTCCTTAACATGGCCCTGGTCATGAATTGCCTGCTTGCTCTTCTCCATGCTCCATCGCTTCCTCCTCACCTGCTTGTAGTGTCCTAATTTCTCTCCTTTTGGCTTTTGCACATGTTCTTCCCACTACTGTGAATACTTTCTCTCAGCTGGCTAAAATTGTGTCTTTTAGATAGATTCTATTAATGCCATCACTCAGTCATTCTGGAAGCTGTTTTAGAACTTTTATCCTGAGGATAAAACCCTAAAAGAGTTTCATGTCAGAATGACCTGAAAGTGAATCTTAGCTTCACTACTAGTCTTAATTTAAATACAGTAGAGACCTTCTGAACCGTAGTGTGTTTGATTTTATTGTGCAATGGAGGTAGCGGTGAGAATGGTGTGGGATTATTAGGATTATTCTGtagattaaatgaaatacataCTTTTGTACAGAATTGTTAGCTTCCCTTTTTATGCTCGTTAATCAGATTCCAGCTAcacattgtttatattttagacctaaggttttttttttttagaagttgTGTTTGATTACcctttatcactttttttttaaagattttatttatttatttttagagagtgaagggagggagcagagaaacttcaatgtgcggttgctgggggttatggcctgcaactcagccatgtaccctggctgggaatcgaacctgcgacactttggttcacagcctgtactcaatccactgagctacgccagccagggctagacctAAGGTTTTAATCCCATGTAATCCAAAAATCTCTGTGCAGGATTCTGgccttttttttctgatttctgtgttATTGTAGCTCTTGCTCATGAGGATGTATAACCACTGCCTGTCCATCCCTCCTTTTGAGGTTTTCTCAGGGCTCTATCTCTGGTAAAACTGTATCTGCCATACCCCTGTCTAGTTTAATTTAAGgctcctttctgtttctgtataccacccccaccctggcccactttttttttttttctggttttgacaACCTGGAGAAATTTTTTTCGTGCCACAAAGATTTAAGTAACTCTATAGGCCGTTAGTAAGTAAAAATACTTTTAGTCtacatacattttcttattgGGGAAAAAGAATCTTAATTGCTCTCTTAGATTCTAAAGGTACGAATACTTTAAAATTAGGATCGTTTAGTCACTAACCACCTATTACTCTGGTATGTTTTTGGCAATATCCAAAATTATCTGCATTGATTCAAATTACAACTGCCAGACAAATAACTAAGGacagaaaaattatattagaaTTTGTTGAGAACCAAGTACGTGCCAATAACTATACTGTATACATACTTTACACCACCTATATTACAAGTTTGAAAGGGAGATGGTATAATCCTGTttcccaggtgaggaaactgagggtgagACAGATGAAGTAACCTATGCAAAGCCCTAGGATTGTTGAGTAGTAGAATCAAAACTGGAATCCAGATCTCTCTGACCCCGTGCTGTGCTTTCTCCACTATATGTAGCTGCCAGTCTGTGGTATACTTACTTAATACTTGAAAAAAGTAGGCAACACTTGTGCAAAATggtattatgttttttaaagaccCTGCAGatgagtttgatttttatttccgGTTATCACTACTGTTTGAAAGTGTCATAACTTACCTTGGTAgtatgagcaaaacaaaacaacatacaaAATGAAGTATTCAGTTTACTAATTAGAATAATGGTCTCACTGAGTTGGAATTTCTTCAGGAATTCGATCATCTCACATTTATTAGAAATTAGACATAGTGTTAGGCTCTGGGATTTTGCATTTTATCAGATTGTATATGCTTGGTTTTCCTGGGTGGAAGCAAAGCCCCCAAATATGTATAAACCTGATAGGATTATTAAGTGTTAATAAAAGTACAATTtcaatgttttacatattttaagtaaaGTTTTGAGGAATTTTTATCAACTTGGTTTGGGtctaaaatacagtttttttttctcccccactggttaaattgacattttatttagtttttgtagattttacaaataaagagaaTAGAAAGATTTTTATATAGACATAGATATTAGATTAacatctttttccctcccctttttttttccctaatctgCCTTTCATACTTCTCGTTCTTGCCCGTCAACTATCCAAATCCCACGTCTTCCATTTCTTCCGGAAGCGGTCAACCGTTTCCCGTGATATTTTGAGGGGTATGATGAGACTATTGATTTTGAAGATTTCTTAATGGTAAGCATCATTCAGCCCCCTTTCTGGAACCCCAAGTATAAAAGGCAATAGCAGTAAAACAAAACCCACAGCATCCTCGTCCTCAAGAGGCTGACTGCTGATTGGTCTCACttgttttaagataaaatttaatgGTAATAACTTTTTAACTGgttttaaaagtgaaaacttTTTTTGTGGTGTTCTGAGGTTATAGTCATATCATTCATTTCATGTCCTGAGGATGAAGTCTGATAGGTGAGTTTAATACAGTATACTTAAGGTAATTTAAACAATGATTGTTGTTTCAGTGTTCACACACATTTGTGGGATATGACtagtttttaaaacaactaaaaaaaataagataaaatttttctttaaaagtatgctttcccctgcccccaaataATTTTCGTGCTTCTATAGATGGTGAGtaggaaaaaagaatttgtcATTCTTAACAAAATTCCCTGAATAATTGTATTACGTACAAGATAACATGACTTTTAAGTAAGAACAATACATGCATCctcattaataataatagcatccTCTATTTTTTATGGTCCTGAGGAagataaacaaatacaattttgttCTCTATTGCCTCTGCCCATTATGCCTGAGCAATTCAGGAGAAACACAAAACCCAACAGGACTAAATTATATCAGTTTTGCTTAGCTGCTGATGTCCGGTAAGGAAATGCTGTGGCCACAACAGAAGTCTAGTGAGCCTCCTCTTTAAGAATCTTCCCTGAAGGAGCTTTTGAATGCAGGAAAACCAGGAATTCCTAAGCTTTGACATTGAACTTTGACAATGAACTTACTCATTTAAAATTAGTAAGGTGATAGTTCCAGTCTATGTATTCTTATCttttaattagtttaaaaaatgcactcatttaaaaatcagcttcTGTGGTTGTGTGTAAAAAAAGGGAGTGGAACTTAGTATTTATTCAGTCACTCAGATACTATGTGTCAGGCTCTTGGCTAGCTCTGAATATACCGTGGTGAGAAAACAAGCATCTGCTTTCTGATGGTGTAGGTAAACATTAAACagataaaacacaaaaattgtAAATTGTGATTACCTTCTAGGAATAAAAAAGGTTAGGGATAGAGTTTGTTGTTGAGTAGAAGAGGCAGGACCTCTGGGACTATGACACAGAAGTTGATTCTTACAAGATATGTGAGTTAGTTGACCTAAGGTAGAGAGGAGAATCTGTGTTTTCGGGGTCGCCTACCTGAGAACAGCTGAACTACTCTGAAGGATTTCAGATGCTTATCCTACTTACAAGCTAGCAAGCTAGCCTGTCATGGTTTCATGGATACTGGCAGAAGGCAAGACTCCCAGAGATGAAGGACAGTTCATTACAGCGATAGCAGTAGCCAGATTCAGCTGTACTGTTGGTTTCCAGAGCCCCAGGTCCCACAGTGCAGCAAGAAGAGGGTCAGTTGATGCCTGCAATATCCTGTATTTTGTTACAGGAAGAAGAACCCCACCCCTGGTCAAGGTACCTGAATCGTTATAATAGGCAGTCAGCCTGCCTGGTCTGTGCTGTAGGAGACACAAGCTTTGTGTTCTGATGCTGGCCTTGAAAAAGAGTCTAGAAAAAGGCGAGCAGTGCAGTTGTGTCCAGGACTTACAAATCATGAGAAAACCGTAGAGAATTGTCTCCCAACACAGGAATGTGTTACTAAGAAGGCCCATGTGGCCAGAAAGTGGAGAGTGGACTAAGGTGAGGTTGGAAAGTGAGGAGGAGCCAGAGCTTTGTAGAAGTTGATTCAGAATGCAATGGGAAGCCATTGAGTTATTTTAAGCAGTGATGTAATTAATTTCACTTTTGAAAAGTTCACTATCTTGTGacatctttttctatttattccttGCATTGCTCTAAGGTAGATAATGAGCTAGAAAGATTCACTGGTTAGGCAGGTGATTTTTGTCAGGATGGACCACTGCATGGCACTTTGGGTTATGGCCCCTTTGTGGGAACTGTGACTGCATAACATAATGGCAGTTTATGGCTTCACCCAAGGGCCTTGCCTTCGCTGTCCATACTGCTTAGAATATTCCCCCCTATTTTCAGATCCCAGTTAGATGGCACTGTTTTGGAGAGGCCTTCCTTTACTACCCAGTCTAAAGTAGTCCTTATTTACTTTGTCACCTCACTTTAATTCTTTGCATAGCAATTATCTGGTACTTTTCATCTTCCTTATTTCTTGTTTCAACTTAAATGCAAATATTATGAGATCTTGAGACTTTGTCTTCTTAGCTCTTGTGTCCCTGTTGCCTCATGAAGTGGTCCATCCCTAGGAAGTGTTGAAAACTCTTGCTCATCACATTCTCCTCATCATCTTTGACCCCTGAGGAATTTTTATGTCTGTAATGAAGGAGTTGTTTGTGCATCTGAACTCTGAGGACTGTTCAATCATGATGGGAACATGTATATTTCTCCAGCTTATGTTTTATAATGTGTTGGAGAGGATGGGGGTTCTGCTCACGCGTCTGCGAAGTGCTTGGCCAAGAATAATCTGTACATTTTACAAGGAAGGGAAGGTGTGTGAGGGGGGcactagtaaaataaaaaataaactctcacTGCTGAAAGGGGTCTTCTGTTCACTGCAGTCCCTCACTTTAAGAAGAGTAACTGAGACTGAGCCAGAGGCTCGGGCCTTCCCCGGAGTCTCACGGTGGTTGTTGACAGAGCAGGTGCTGGAACCGTGGGCCAGTGCTTTGCTTACGTGGCTTGCTGCCTTCTGGGTCAAGTGATTTATTTAGcaagtacatattttattaaagtcCAAAGCTTAAAACAGCAGAGTTTAAAAGAAGTTATTATCTGAATGGATATactctttgtttaaaaatttaaaatacagccCAAACTCAGGTCCTTGATGATTACCCCCAGACCCATTTCTTTCCCTCATTCCCTGGTTCCCTGCTGTCATTACTGTGTGTCCTCCTGTGTGCCTTCCTACAAATGTGTATAGTCAGAAAATATTTGGCATTGTttagtgtttatttctttaaaacattggTATCATACTGTGTGTCTTACAGTGTGCATGATATATCAGTACATTTATTGATGGATGCTTGCATTTTTCTCACTTACTAACAAAACAGGGCTGTAGCAAACATCTTTGCCTGTTCTGTCTACTCATGTGTAGACATTTAAGTGTAGATTTTGAATGTCTGTTATATACAGAGCAGCTTATCAGTAACTGTGGCAGTGTCAGCTGTTGCTAAGGCTACTTTGTTGTGTGAAAGTGGGGAGTACAGACTGCTGAACTGATACAGCAGCCTCCAGTCTCTTAGGAGACTGAGTTAGGAACATCCAAATTGATCAGTTActcttgttattttaaatgtgaatggttatatatttttacacaaaCTGATTTTACAGCTTAattcttggatttttatttttctagtactATGTTCAGTAggaggcaaaagaaaagaagatatgcTTTATTTGTCTCTAGGAAGCTCACCTttggtattaattttaaaagctctttagGTATGTTATCACAGTTAAAATTTTTGTCTGATTCATCCATAAAAACAAGAGAGTGAAGATTAAGGTTTTCTTTCTCTAGAATTCTCATTTATGcctatgtgtatgtttgtgtattcAACAGAACACAAAACAATAGAGATGAAATGTTTTTGCTGTTTAGATTAAGATATTGCCTCATCTCTTTAATTAGAGCTTGTTCCTAGAGTCGTCTGGGGAACCATAAAGATTTTTGGCCACTTTGCAGTCAGTCCCCCCACCCTAGGCCCCAGGCAACTACTGgtctgttttctgtcacttgaGATTAGTTTTGCTTATTCTAGATTTTTTGTGAGTGGAATCACTGAATTCATCTTTTTTTGAGAATCTTtaatgtgtgtctgtgtttgttttcagACCCATCACAAGTGAACTAATGGGAGAACCACACATGATGGTGGAATATAAACTGGGGTTGCTGTGATGCAGCGTGCTGATCATGGAAATGGAGAGACTACATCGTGTTTATGTTGTCTTTTTACTACAGTGTGTGTGTACAATATTAAAAGTACCGGTGCATGAGAATTGTTGCCTAAAATGTATCtgatcatttgaaattatttgggTCTTTGGTTCATGGCCATGTGACAGTTG
The sequence above is a segment of the Phyllostomus discolor isolate MPI-MPIP mPhyDis1 chromosome 2, mPhyDis1.pri.v3, whole genome shotgun sequence genome. Coding sequences within it:
- the LOC114489019 gene encoding proteasome maturation protein — encoded protein: MWGGNPGNGSEWRGWLTVRVLRGSSQSKLKMNTRGLGSQLKDSIPVTELSASGPFESHDLLRKGFTCVKNELLPSHPLELSEKNFQLNQDKMNFSTLRNIQGLCAPLKLQMEFKAVQQVSMVGSYTCVPYVCCYQLE